Part of the Anas platyrhynchos isolate ZD024472 breed Pekin duck chromosome 12, IASCAAS_PekinDuck_T2T, whole genome shotgun sequence genome, GAAATCAAAAATGCATTAGGGGCTgtcagctggggctgggggccccaTGCATTGAGCCCACGGACGCTGACATGCGCCGGTCCCAGGGGATCATTTGTGTGGAGCCTCAGcgtgttcccccctccccataGGGGATGGGCCCCTTGCCCCCAGGTCCCCAGCTTCAGGGCGATGCCCATTCAGCCCTTGGGTGGGCTCGGGGGGCTCCCACGGTGCCTCCCATGGGGGTGGGGACCACCAGAGGGGGACGCGCTCCctgaccacagccccagcccagtCTCCTGCTGGGCCActgggagatggaggggggcgaGGGGCGGCCGCTGTTGGGACCACCGAGCACAAGCAGTGCTGGGCTCTCCTCCGCCGGTGCCGTCTTCATCATGCTCAAGTCGGCGCTGGGTGCTGGGCTGCTCAGCTTCCCCTGGGCGTTCAGCAAGGCCGGGGGGGCTGTGCCTGCCATCCTGGTGGAGCTGGTAAGGGGGAATGGGGTGCCCAAAcgggcagggatggggatggggaggttGAAGTggtggcagagccccccccaggcatcccctggcTCTGCTCCAGTCTTGGCAGCAGTTTCCCAAAATGGAGCTGAGGCTGTAGTTGAATTGGGGTGGGAGGTGCAGGGGCTTTGCCTTTCATGCAGCATTTGGCACTGGGGCTCCAGGACCCTTCCCAATGCAAGACACCCAGAGCCCATGTCCTGACTGATGCTAAAACCAGCCAGGACACCGGCTGCAAAAATTGCCTATAGCATCCTCTAGACTTTAAGCTTTTAATCTCAACCTAAAGAATAGTTttggctgctgctctcctgcatgCCCCAAAAACCCAAATCTAAACCCAAAGGCTCGTGTAGAAGtgtttctcccccttccttttccctggGGCCACCACAAAGAGGACCTGGTGGGCTGAGCCGGTGTCCCCAGCAGAGGGGACAGGGTGCACCTCGCCGGCTCCTGTCCCCGCAGGGCTCGCTGGTGTTCCTGGTGAGCGGGCTGGCGGTGCTGGGCTACGCGGCGGCGCTCAGCGCCCAGCCCACCTACCAGGGGGTCGTGCGGGCGGTGTGTGGGCCGGCGGCGGGGAAGCTCTGCGAGCTCtgcttcctcctcaacctcttcATGATCGCCGTGGCCCTCCTCAGGGTGGTGGGTGACCAGCTGGAGAAACGTGAGTGTCCCCAGTGTGGGGGGTGAGGGGCTGTCTTCCTGTGTTCCCCCCTCCAGGGACGTGAAGCTCCCAGCCTGGTGGggtgttattttgtttgttttttttggggggtaccTCTGACCGCCTGCCACCCACCACACAGTGTGTGACTCCCTGTACCCCGCCGGCACGCTGAGCGGGGGTCCCCCCTGGTACGCGGACCAGCGCTTCACCCTCCCAGCTCTCTGCATCCTCGTCATCTTCCCACTCTCCGTCCCCAGGGAGATCGGCTTCCAGAAGTACTCCAGGTACCCCTGTGGTCACCCCGGGTCAGCCCCAAGGTCTCTCTCTGGGGGAACCAGGCTTGTCCCTGTCACCAGTGTCCCCTTAGGGACTATGGGACCCCCACGTCTGCCCACTCACAGCCCCCACCCCATGtcctggcagcatcctgggcaCGCTGGCTGCCTGCTACCTCACCCTGGTCATCGTCCTCAAATACcacctgcaggaagggagccTCAACTTGCCCCGGCCTCCCTGGCCCCCCAGGTAAGGCCAGCACCATGTCCCCTGTGGTGGCACATGGGCGGGTGCAGGGGATGAGGTGGGGACAGCCCGGGTGAGGGGtggcagcctccagccccaaaatcaTGTGGTGGAAGGTCCCTGCAGTGGCATCCGTGCTTCACAGGGTCACTGGGGGCCTCATGGCCTTtgctcttcctctcccccttccccttctaaTGTCGCAGGGCCTCCTCCTGGGCCTCCATGTTCAGCGTCATCCCCACCATCTGCTTCGGCTTCCAGGTACGTCCCCCACGGCCCTGCCTGGAGGCTCTGAGGGGATGGGGCCTGAGATGAGGCCCTGGGGCCATGGTTGTGGGCTCTGGGCTGTCGGAGGAGGGCAGGTGGCCAGCATTGTCCCCCTTGCAGTGCCACGAGGCCTGCGTGGCCATCTACAGCAGCATGCGCAACCAGAGCTTCTCCCACTGGGTCGCAGTCTCTGTGCTGTCCATGCTCATCTGCCTCCTCATCTACTCCCTCACGGGTAACGCCGGAGCCTCCTGTCCCCTCCTTGCCCTGTGGGGTTAGGCAGGGGGGCTCCTCCCCGTCCCTAtgccctgtcccctccctggggacagcctgTTGTCACCTCCCCGCCTGCAGGGCTGTACGGCTACCTCACCTTCGGCGATGCCGTGGCGGCCGACGTCCTCATGTCCTACCCGGGGAACGACCCCGTCGTCGTCGTTGCCCGCCTGCTCTTCGGCGTCTCCATCGTCACCATCTACCCCATCgtggtgctgctgggcaggTGAGGGGGCACCACGGCAGcgtccttgtcctgtcccctccccaaaatcccatgCCCCCAGTCCCTGAGCCGTCCCTGCCAGCAGGTCAGTGGTGCGGGACCTGTGGGCGCACCCCAAgcgcggggcggccccgctgGCCGACGGCCCCGAGCGGCGGAGCCGGGTGGCGCTGACCATCTCCTGGATGGCCGCCACGCTCGCCATCGCCTTGTTCGTCCCCGACATCGGCAAGGTCATCGAGCTCATCGGCGGCATCAGCgccttcttcatcttcatcttcccaggcaggaggaggaggcagggagggaggaagggggtgGGTTGTGGGGTTAATTTTGGACCCGTTCCTGCGGGTTTGGTGCCCGTGGTGGTGCTGAGCATCCGCGCtggtggcagggctgtgcctggtGTGCATGACGGGGAGCCAAAGCATCGGGCCGCGCAAAAAGTGAGTGTGTGAGGGCACCGGGTCCCCggggggtgtgtggggtgcCCTGTGAGGtgggagggggatttggggcatgGTGGGGGCCGCAAGGAACGGGATGCTGTGGGATGAGGGGGGGATGTGGATGGGGGAGTGAGGAGGGATGCAAATAGGTATCGGGAATGTGCCCAGGTCCCATATCCCAGGGAAGTGCCCAGGTCCCATGTCCCGGGGTTGTGCCCAGGCTCTGGGGAGGTGCCCAAGTACCAGGACCCTTCCCAGGTGGGGTGGCCatgagggaaggaaggaggcgACCATGGGGCTGTGACCCCAGAGCCTTGGGGTTTGGAGGTGGGGGGACTGGGTGCTGTTGGTTGCTTGGTGTCCATCACTGGGGTGGTGTGTCCCTATTGATTGTTGTGCCTCGCCGGTGTCTGGGATGGTTTGGGGAGGTGCTGGTGACCCCAAGATGGATCAACAGCGTGGTTTGGGGGTGAGTGCCACATCTGGGGGGGCTTGAGGGGACATTGGGGAAGTGAGAATGGGGTGGGGTGATGGGGAATTGGGGACACGGACCCATAGGTAGGAGGGACGGGGGTGGCAGAaggagctgtggggctgtgccccAGTGGTGGGGCGGGGGGGATGATGGCAGTAGGGTAGGGGGGACAACGTGCCATGGGGGGGTGGCTTTTTACTGGACACCTTGTGTCATTGCCACAGGGGCTGGAAGGGGTCCCCCAGACCCAGAAGCATCACGGAGGACCCCACAGAgaccccccgcccccccgcaTGGAGAGGGCTGTGTCCCACCAGGTCCACCCCAAACTCATGTCCCCACAGGGCCGCTCTCGTCACCTGGGGCATCCTCTcggtgctggggggcacctTCGTGTGCGGGCAGAGCGCTGCCCTGGCCGTGATGGGGCTGCTGCACTGAGGGGCCGTCCCTCCACCCCTgttctgtgtccccccccaaaaagaaCCACTCGGTCCCACCACCCCAACCCCGAACACGGCCACACCACCGCTGTCTCCCATCACGATTTTATTCGGTATCGTCTCCATTGCTCTACTGTTAATAAACACTTGGGTGAGGAAGGGACCTGGtgaggcccccccccccccacacacagcccTCCAAACCCCCCTCGGGCAGCCCATGGGGTCGGGCAGGGTgtgcacagacagacagacggacaggCACGCATGGACGGACAGACCCCAGGGTTTGGGGAAAGGGGGGCATGACACAGCCACCCCCAAAGCCTGCAGGGCACCTGCTGCCACCCCGATAGGTGAAGGAAACCCCTGGGGACCCCCGCAACCCAAGATTTCCATCcctgccaccccacagccccactcCCTCTCCTGTAGACCCCATCAGGGCCCTACAGGGATCCCAACacccattttttggggggggtcagcCCCCCCCTCATACCCACCCCATCCTCATCATGCCCCCACCCCCTTGGAGGGGTgcccccagggatggggtagCCAGGGGTGGGATGCAGGAGGtttaggggttttgggggggtcacAGCGGGTTCCTTCAGCGCAGGCAGGTGACACTCACACCTCCCATCCTCCCGGGGCTGTCaggaggggggggaaatggCCAGGCCCTCGGCGCTGTCACTCTCGGCTCAGGGTGCACCAGGCGGCTGCAGGGGAATGTCACTCGATGTCACCCCCCCCGATGGACACCCCAGCCCCGTGACGGGTGCTGGCTGTCCCAAGGGGGCACCCTGAGGGGTGTCCGTGTCGTACCTGGCACGGCCACGCTGGAGATGGCCTCCGGCTGGCTCAGGGTGTCCACCTTGACGTGCTGGAAGCCCTTGCAGGTGGCACTCTGCAGGTGCCTGTGTccaggggagggtggggggtgACAGCCCCAAATCACCCTCCTGACCCCAGCCCTCTCCCCGCCAGCCATCCCACACCCCCTCAGCCAGATTTCCCACCCAACCCCGAAAGCATCACCTCCCCACCCCGTCCTACCTCTTCCAGTCCTCCTCAGTCTCCCAAAACTCGTAGACGATGAAGGTGACCCCGTCGGGCAGCTTGACCGCGGTGAcactggtggtggtggggagaggggtgAGCCCCTGGGGGGGGCTGCACTGGGGgcaccccattgaccccaataGGACACCCCCAGCCCTTGTCCTCTGTATAGTggccccagcagcccagctcctggcacccaAGCCTCCTGGTGACCCCCCTCCCGCAGCCCTGTCCCCAAATATCCCCCACGGGGCACCCACTGGAAGCAGTCCCTCTCCCCGGCCACGCTCTTCAGATACTGCTTCAGGGAGCTGCAGAACTCGCCCAGGTGCTTGTGCGACACCGTCATCTCGTCCCGCACCAGGAGGAGGTACtggagaggggagcagagggcatGTGAGACCCAACATATGCGGTGACACCCCTGTCCCCATGCAGGGACACCCCGGGGATGGTGGTGAGGCCAACACGGCCACACGCTCACCGTGCATGCTGTGCTCTCGCTGTCTGACAGCCGCTGGTGCAGGTCAAACCAGagggtctggaaaaaaaaaaaaggagaagagaaaaggaggctggggagccaTGGCCCCCAGAATTCGGGGACTGAGCCACCACCTGCCCTGAGGGCATCAGAAGctcggggcagccccagcctggtgcTGGTGGCATCAGAGACACCAGGAGTGAAAGCCGGCACCCAGGGAGATGTGGCACGATGGAGATCTTGGTGAGGTTTTGGTGCCAGGCTCCATGGTCTTGGTAGCCCCATGTTGGCCCCAAATTGCCCACACCGTGGTTGCTCCCCGGTACCTCACTGCCCCACTCCCCTACTGCCCTGTGAACACTTGACAAACCATGAGGATTTTGGAAACATCTCCAGCACCTCGATAGCTGTCAGTCCCTAAACGGAGTAAGGCTGCCTCTGCAGGAGGCTTTGCCTTCTTTATAGGTTTATTCCTTGCTTAAGTAAGGCTCACGGCATCCCTCACTGCCACCACTGCACTGGGGTAGGTGTGCAGGACCCCTCACCTTGTCCTCCAGCCTGCCGATGAGCGCGGCCAGCCTGCTGATCTGCCCCTCCAGCCCGTCCTCCTTGGGGTCAGAGGGACCTGCGGGgacattgaagaaaaaaacacaacaaggGGCACCTGTGGGAgcctggcagggagctgggaacTTGCCAGGGTGTCTCTGGGCGGCTGGAGAGGACTGGACAGGTCCCCTGCTTACCGGTCTGGCTGCCCTTCCCGTGGTCCCTGGGCACCATGCGGGCAGGGGGCGCGTAGCTGGGCACGGGGCTGTCATACCAGGGCTCCACCAGCGCGTGGCCAGCCTGGCCGGGGTAGTgcctgcagagagcagagcGTCTCAGAGCTAAGGGCTGCTTCTCCCCACCCTTTTCTTGCCCTTGGTGGGTGGGAGCCACCCCACAGGGTGAAGGTGCTGCAGTGACCCCGGTGGGCAACAAGCGGCCCCGTCAGCAGGTGGGAATTGAGAAGGGGCGGGGGGTCACTGCCTTTTAATCCCAATTTAATAAGGAGTCTGGGGTTTggatgctctgctctgatgTTGTTTTACAGCCCTCTATTCTGCTTTTCAGGCCACCTCTTTGTATTAATGCTAATGCAAGAAATCATAGTTTTTGtagggttcttttttttttttttttcttgctattatCACCATGAGAAAACAGCCACAATACTTTTTCATTATGAGCTGTGCCCACACACCAGCACGTAACAGAGAGGGAAGCCTTTCCTGAGCTCTGCATGAAGCCGGGCTCGTTTCCTCCTCGGCATTCCCGACGAGCTCCTGCCCTCCCCGTTCTCCCCACGCACTCGCAGGCCGGTGGGAGCCTTCAAAATTGGGGTGAAGGAGCCAATtatgttggggggggggggagggcaccTGGTGGGATGTCACCCCAGCACACAGGGCTTTCTGGTTTTAGATATGGTCAGACGCAGATTTGCTTTGTGAGCATCCGATAGTGTCCCGAAATGGTTTCCGTGGCAACCTGTCCTTGTTCCTGCACGCTGGGGACACGGGTGACACTGTGACACTGCCACGGCTGTGCTGCGGTTTGGGCATTGCTGCGGAGACCCCTGGTGCTGTAGCCCTGGCTGcgcttcagaaaataaaaacctcaAAGCCATCTACCTCAAAGTCATCTCCTCCACCTTCCGCAGGCTCCCCCCAGTACTGGGAtgcagggacggggacagggacagggatggggacacaacagcatcctccttcccctccacccctcACAGTGGGGTCAGCCCTGAAGCAGACGGTGAGGAGGAAGGCTCTGAAGACCTGGCAGGGTTGGTCTGCTCATCGATGGCATCCACGGCGCTCTCCACCGAGCTGAGCAGCGACTGGGTCTGGTTGGCCGTCTCCTTCAGCAGGAAGCGGGTGACGAACTGGTCCACGTTGCTGCCGCTCTCGTAGACCT contains:
- the SLC38A8 gene encoding solute carrier family 38 member 8, whose amino-acid sequence is MEGGEGRPLLGPPSTSSAGLSSAGAVFIMLKSALGAGLLSFPWAFSKAGGAVPAILVELGSLVFLVSGLAVLGYAAALSAQPTYQGVVRAVCGPAAGKLCELCFLLNLFMIAVALLRVVGDQLEKLCDSLYPAGTLSGGPPWYADQRFTLPALCILVIFPLSVPREIGFQKYSSILGTLAACYLTLVIVLKYHLQEGSLNLPRPPWPPRASSWASMFSVIPTICFGFQCHEACVAIYSSMRNQSFSHWVAVSVLSMLICLLIYSLTGLYGYLTFGDAVAADVLMSYPGNDPVVVVARLLFGVSIVTIYPIVVLLGRSVVRDLWAHPKRGAAPLADGPERRSRVALTISWMAATLAIALFVPDIGKVIELIGGISAFFIFIFPGLCLVCMTGSQSIGPRKKAALVTWGILSVLGGTFVCGQSAALAVMGLLH
- the NECAB2 gene encoding N-terminal EF-hand calcium-binding protein 2 isoform X3, producing the protein MMTGSCPWRSSRPFFRMGHSTRKNLRSSSIPLTRTTPNYFADHMGDYEDVLASLETLNLSILKAMDYTKRVYESGSNVDQFVTRFLLKETANQTQSLLSSVESAVDAIDEQTNPARHYPGQAGHALVEPWYDSPVPSYAPPARMVPRDHGKGSQTGAPCCVFFFNVPAGPSDPKEDGLEGQISRLAALIGRLEDKTLWFDLHQRLSDSESTACTYLLLVRDEMTVSHKHLGEFCSSLKQYLKSVAGERDCFHVTAVKLPDGVTFIVYEFWETEEDWKRHLQSATCKGFQHVKVDTLSQPEAISSVAVPAAWCTLSRE
- the NECAB2 gene encoding N-terminal EF-hand calcium-binding protein 2 isoform X1; translated protein: MCEQAARSCRAGVHRLLRKPPPALRGLDGLLRWVVARMSDKGVADRELLTPGASSQRKGTSVILDIFRRADKNDDGKLSLEEFQAFFSDGTLNEEELEKLFHTIDSDNTNNVDTKELCDYFADHMGDYEDVLASLETLNLSILKAMDYTKRVYESGSNVDQFVTRFLLKETANQTQSLLSSVESAVDAIDEQTNPARHYPGQAGHALVEPWYDSPVPSYAPPARMVPRDHGKGSQTGAPCCVFFFNVPAGPSDPKEDGLEGQISRLAALIGRLEDKTLWFDLHQRLSDSESTACTYLLLVRDEMTVSHKHLGEFCSSLKQYLKSVAGERDCFHVTAVKLPDGVTFIVYEFWETEEDWKRHLQSATCKGFQHVKVDTLSQPEAISSVAVPAAWCTLSRE
- the NECAB2 gene encoding N-terminal EF-hand calcium-binding protein 2 isoform X2 is translated as MCEQAARSCRAGVHRLLRKPPPALRGLDGLLRWVVARMSDKGVADRELLTPGASSQRKGTSVILDIFRRADKNDDGKLSLEEFQAFFSDGTLNEEELEKLFHTIDSDNTNNVDTKELCDYFADHMGDYEDVLASLETLNLSILKAMDYTKRVYESGSNVDQFVTRFLLKETANQTQSLLSSVESAVDAIDEQTNPARHYPGQAGHALVEPWYDSPVPSYAPPARMVPRDHGKGSQTGPSDPKEDGLEGQISRLAALIGRLEDKTLWFDLHQRLSDSESTACTYLLLVRDEMTVSHKHLGEFCSSLKQYLKSVAGERDCFHVTAVKLPDGVTFIVYEFWETEEDWKRHLQSATCKGFQHVKVDTLSQPEAISSVAVPAAWCTLSRE